From the genome of Eublepharis macularius isolate TG4126 chromosome 12, MPM_Emac_v1.0, whole genome shotgun sequence, one region includes:
- the LOC129340299 gene encoding olfactory receptor 10C1-like: MENKTSVTEFIVLGFSELPEMKLFLFMIFLCLYFFTILGNITIIIIVTFDSALDTPMYFFLRNLSFLEICYTSVTIPNMLVNLCLEESKVSFVGCATQLYFFLLFAVTERFILCIMAYDCYIAICAPLRYSTIMNRKICIKLSTLSWVTGICVSLGHTTFIFTLPFCRSNVIHYFFCEIQPLLTLVCGDTYWNEVQVILAATLVLILPFALILVSYIYIVSTILKMPSTTSQKKAVSTCSSHITVVTVFFGTALFMYIRPKSSYSLDTDKWISLFYSVITPILNPFIYSFRNKEVKGALKRISMKINCTKI, translated from the coding sequence ATGGAAAACAAAACTTCTGTGACTGAATTCATTGTTCTAGGCTTCTCGGAACTCCCAGAAATGAAGTTATTTCTTTTCATGATATTTTTGTGCCTTTATTTCTTCACAATACTAGGAAACATCACCATTATCATCATTGTCACTTTTGATTCTGCCCTTGACacacccatgtatttcttcctaagGAACTTGTCCTTCCTGGAAATATGTTACACATCTGTAACTATTCCCAACATGCTGGTGAACCTCTGCTTAGAAGAAAGTAAAGTCTCTTTTGTTGGATGTGCAACACAGCTgtatttctttcttctctttgctGTCACAGAGCGTTTTATCCTTTGCATCATGGCTTATGACTGCTACATAGCCATATGTGCCCCACTACGATACTCCACTATCATGAATAGGAAGATCTGCATCAAGCTGTCTACTCTGTCATGGGTAACGGGAATCTGTGTTTCTCTTGGACACACCACCTTCATATTCACTTTGCCCTTCTGCAGGTCCAATGTCATTCATTATTTCTTCTGTGAGATTCAGCCATTGCTCACACTTGTTTGTGGAGACACATACTGGAATGAAGTCCAAGTCATCTTGGCTGCCACTTTGGTGCTCATATTACCTTTTGCGCTCATCCTGGTGTCTTATATCTATATTGTTTCCACAATTCTGAAAATGCCTTCAACCACAAGCCAAAAAAAGGCTGTCTCCACCTGCTCTTCTCACATCACAGTAGTCACAGTGTTCTTTGGAACTGCACTCTTCATGTATATAAGACCTAAATCTAGTTACTCTTTGGATACAGACAAATGGATCTCATTGTTCTATTCTGTCATCACTCCAATACTGAATCCATTTATATACAGTTTCCGAAACAAAGAAGTGAAAGGGGCCTTAAAGAGAATAAGTATGAAAATCAACTGTACAAAAATATAG